The following are encoded together in the Cucurbita pepo subsp. pepo cultivar mu-cu-16 unplaced genomic scaffold, ASM280686v2 Cp4.1_scaffold000496, whole genome shotgun sequence genome:
- the LOC111785455 gene encoding methyltransferase-like protein 5 produces the protein MKLKQLESFLGEIQQFSNPKVELEQYPTGPHIASRMLYTAENSFGDVSGKIVADLGCGCGTLGAAAALLGAEHVTGIDIDPESLEIASSNAEYLELEMDLVQCDVKNLVLRGQVFDTIVMNPPFGTRRKGADMEFLSAALKLASKAVYSLHKTSTRDHIKRAALRDYGAQSAEVLCELRYDVPQLYKFHKRKEVDIAVDLWRFVPRSPRENGV, from the exons ATGAAGCTCAAGCAGTTAGAGTCATTCCTCGGTGAAATTCAACAGTTCTCCAATCCAAAG GTGGAGCTCGAGCAGTACCCAACTGGACCTCACATTGCTTCTCGCATGTTGTACACT GCAGAGAATTCTTTTGGAGATGTTAGTGGCAAGATAGTAGCTGATTTGGGTTGTGGTTGTGGTACATTAGGGGCTGCAGCTGCGCTGCTGGGTGCAGA GCATGTTACAGGAATTGACATTGATCCTGAATCTCTTGAAATAGCATCTTCAAATGCAGAGTATCTTGAG TTGGAAATGGACTTGGTTCAGTGTGATGTAAAGAACTTGGTATTGAGAG GCCAGGTTTTTGATACCATTGTAATGAATCCACCATTCGGAACACGGCGAAAGGGTGCAGATATGGAATTCCTTTCTGCAGCTTTGAAG CTTGCATCCAAAGCAGTTTATTCTTTGCACAAGACCTCAACAAGAGAT CATATAAAACGTGCAGCTTTGCGGGATTACGGTGCCCAAAGTGCCGAGGTTTTATGCGAG CTTCGATACGACGTGCCCCAACTTTACAAATTTCACAAGAGAAAAGAGGTCGACATTGCCGTGGACCTTTGGCGATTCGTGCCAAGAAGCCCCCGAGAAAATGGTGTTTAG
- the LOC111785456 gene encoding protein SPEAR1-like, translated as MGSGYFGEMNMGNNNIDKRRSGSPSSAAAVATVVRRGRKGGGGGEKPKQPQRGLGVAQLEKIRLHGEMGCAAYGHPYPNLSASDDMRIETASSSSPSYGFYQTFMGMGEHERGSFGYGDFQPTTSLRWDPTHTFLETQHFGQPNMTGHLFNTHLQDSKYGSDSMGLSSKNSESSELDLELRLSI; from the exons atggGGAGTGGCTATTTTGGGGAGATGAATATGgggaataataatattgataagAGGAGAAGTGGGTCGCCGTcgtcggcggcggcggtggcgacGGTGGTGAGGAGAGGGAGGAAgggaggcggcggcggagagAAGCCGAAGCAGCCGCAGAGAGGGTTGGGAGTTGCTCAGTTGGAGAAGATCAGATTGCATGGCGAAATGGGTTGTGCGGCTTACGGCCACCCGTATCCAAATCTCTCCGCC AGCGATGACATGAGAATTGAAACGGCGTCGTCTTCATCTCCTTCCTATGGCTTCTACCAAACCTTTATg GGAATGGGAGAACATGAAAGAGGAAGCTTCGGATATGGTGATTTTCAGCCAACAACTTCTCTAAG ATGGGACCCAACTCATACATTCTTGGAGACCCAACATTTCGGTCAACCAAACATGACCGGACACCTTTTCAATACTCATTTACAG GATTCAAAATACGGGAGTGATTCAATGGGATTAAGCAGCAAGAATTCTGAATCGAGTGAACTAGATTTGGAGCTGAGATTGTCAATTTAA